The Candidatus Arthromitus sp. SFB-mouse-Japan genome includes a region encoding these proteins:
- the hrcA gene encoding heat-inducible transcriptional repressor HrcA — protein sequence MNERKSKILYSIIQDFIYTGEPVGSRTLSRKYNLGISSATIRNEMSDLEELGFLEQVHISSGRRPSNKGYRLYVDKLMKPKQISNEEKKYIESNLLNLDLFDFENILKSKLSLISKLTNLACVLKIPSVIENSIKSIEFIEISTYSLLAVIITNEGIIRNNIIKLNRIIDHKSISVINKIINDHCISRRFEDIDLDLVWESVQCLNLDRNIFDQLILILRNLFMYDTEASYYFEGIDNILSYPEFNSIDKVRELVCFFNNINRFNGLLNCDCGNNIQIKIGEENSIEEAKNYSVVLGNCIRNGKVLGTIGIIGLTRMDYAKIVTMVKFLIDFINTNID from the coding sequence ATGAATGAGAGAAAAAGTAAAATATTATATTCAATAATTCAGGATTTTATATATACAGGTGAGCCGGTAGGATCAAGAACGTTATCTAGGAAGTACAATTTAGGGATAAGTTCGGCAACTATTAGGAACGAAATGTCGGATTTAGAGGAATTAGGATTTTTAGAGCAGGTTCATATTTCTTCTGGTAGAAGACCCTCAAATAAAGGGTACAGATTATATGTAGATAAGTTAATGAAACCAAAACAAATTAGTAATGAGGAAAAAAAATATATTGAATCTAATTTGTTAAATTTGGATTTATTTGACTTTGAAAATATTTTAAAATCTAAATTATCTCTCATTTCTAAATTGACAAATTTGGCTTGTGTATTAAAAATACCATCAGTAATTGAAAATTCCATAAAATCAATTGAGTTTATTGAAATAAGTACATATAGTCTATTGGCTGTTATTATCACCAATGAAGGTATTATAAGAAATAATATTATTAAGTTAAATAGAATTATAGATCATAAAAGTATTAGTGTAATTAATAAAATAATTAATGATCATTGTATTTCGCGTAGATTTGAAGATATAGACTTGGATTTGGTATGGGAATCTGTACAATGTTTAAATTTAGATAGGAATATATTTGATCAATTAATTTTAATCTTACGTAATTTGTTTATGTACGATACTGAGGCTAGTTACTATTTTGAAGGAATTGATAACATTTTGAGTTATCCGGAGTTTAATAGCATTGATAAAGTAAGAGAATTAGTATGTTTTTTTAATAATATCAATAGATTTAATGGTTTGCTTAATTGTGACTGTGGTAATAATATCCAGATTAAGATTGGAGAAGAAAATAGTATAGAAGAGGCTAAAAATTACAGTGTTGTTTTAGGTAATTGTATAAGAAATGGGAAAGTATTAGGAACTATAGGGATAATAGGTCTTACAAGAATGGATTATGCTAAAATAGTAACAATGGTCAAATTTTTAATAGATTTTATAAATACAAATATTGATTAA
- the hemW gene encoding radical SAM family heme chaperone HemW — translation MIGLYIHIPFCASKCYYCDFTSYIRSEHLIDEYISALLLELDLYKHEKFDTIFIGGGTPSYLNDKQLEKLLKGISDRCDLNRILEFTIECNPGTLTYSKLKIMECYGIDRLSIGLQSANLSTLNFIGRTHSFDDFEKSINYAQNVGFENLNVDLIYGIPNEKLYDYEVTLQRIIQYDLSHISAYSLILEKNTKFYNMYKKGNFVESDEDIQIDMYKYTKYFLELNGFEQYEVSNYSKYNKSCLHNLIYWNFNDYIGIGVSAHSFYKNVRFENTKNISTYIEMLKKNNKLIYENVYNNSFVDNIEEYIMLGLRKIRGISLEDFNTRFDSSFLSVFGEVVNKYKKNGLMDVVDKMVFITNEGMILMNLILKDFMGKL, via the coding sequence ATGATCGGTCTTTATATTCACATACCTTTTTGTGCTAGTAAGTGTTATTATTGCGATTTTACATCTTATATTAGAAGTGAACATTTGATTGATGAATATATAAGTGCGTTATTATTAGAATTAGATTTATACAAGCATGAAAAATTCGATACTATATTTATTGGTGGAGGTACACCTAGTTATCTTAATGATAAGCAGTTAGAAAAATTATTAAAGGGTATAAGTGATAGATGTGATTTAAATAGGATTTTAGAATTTACAATTGAATGTAATCCTGGAACTTTGACTTATAGTAAACTGAAAATTATGGAATGCTATGGAATAGATAGATTGAGTATAGGATTACAGAGTGCCAATTTGTCTACATTAAATTTTATTGGTAGAACTCATTCGTTTGATGATTTTGAAAAAAGCATAAATTACGCACAAAATGTTGGTTTTGAAAATTTGAATGTAGACCTAATTTATGGGATACCTAATGAAAAATTATATGATTATGAAGTTACATTGCAGAGAATAATTCAATATGATTTGTCCCATATTTCTGCATATAGTTTAATATTAGAGAAGAATACTAAATTTTACAATATGTATAAAAAAGGGAATTTTGTTGAGAGCGATGAAGATATTCAAATAGATATGTATAAATACACTAAGTATTTTTTAGAGTTGAATGGATTTGAACAATATGAAGTTTCGAATTATTCTAAATATAATAAATCTTGTTTACATAATTTGATATATTGGAATTTTAATGATTATATAGGTATAGGAGTTTCTGCTCATTCATTTTATAAAAATGTGCGTTTTGAAAATACGAAGAATATAAGTACATATATAGAGATGCTTAAAAAAAATAACAAACTTATTTATGAAAATGTTTATAATAATTCGTTTGTTGATAATATTGAAGAATACATAATGCTAGGTTTAAGGAAAATAAGGGGAATATCTTTAGAAGATTTTAACACTAGATTTGATTCGAGTTTTCTTTCCGTATTTGGTGAAGTTGTTAATAAGTATAAAAAGAATGGATTAATGGATGTTGTAGATAAAATGGTTTTTATAACAAATGAAGGAATGATCTTAATGAATTTAATTTTAAAAGATTTTATGGGAAAGTTATAA
- the lepA gene encoding translation elongation factor 4, translating into MNNKKQDNIRNFCIIAHIDHGKSTLADRLIEITGTLTKREMEAQVLDNMELEKERGITIKSQAVRLIYTSPVDNEEYILNLIDTPGHVDFNYEVSRSLAACEGAILVVDASQGIQAQTLANCYLASDAGLEVVPVLNKVDLPSQRTEEVREEIEDIIGIEAQDAPAISAKTGLNIGDVLETIVRKIPKPRGNINAPLKALVFDSMYDSYRGVICYIRVKEGYIKPQMKIRFMFSNKEYEVTEVGIFTPSYKSIDLLQAGEVGYVTAAIKNVKDARVGDTITSIENPASEPLEGYKSAIPTVFSGIYPIVGDKYDELKEALEKLQLNDAALIFEPETSLALGFGFRCGFLGLLHMEIVQERLEREFNLDIIITAPSVIYKVNKTSGNIVEITNPYNMPKSTEVESTEEPIVNATIITPSEFVGGVMELCQGRRANFIDMQYLDTTRVILKYVMPLNEIIYDFFDTLKSKTKGYASFDYELSGYQKTKLVKLDILLNGNPVDALSMIVPQEKAYQRGKNIVDKLKTIIPRQLFEIPIQAAIGAKIIARETVKAVRKDVLSKCYGGDITRKKKLLEKQKEGKKRMRQVGSVEIPQEAFISVLKVD; encoded by the coding sequence ATGAACAATAAAAAACAAGATAATATACGTAATTTCTGTATTATAGCACATATAGATCATGGTAAATCAACTTTAGCTGATAGATTGATAGAGATTACCGGAACTTTGACAAAGAGAGAGATGGAAGCTCAAGTTTTAGACAATATGGAACTAGAGAAAGAGAGAGGTATAACTATTAAATCTCAGGCTGTAAGGCTTATATATACAAGTCCAGTTGATAATGAAGAATACATATTAAATTTGATAGATACTCCTGGTCATGTTGATTTTAATTATGAGGTCTCCAGAAGTTTAGCCGCTTGTGAAGGTGCGATACTTGTTGTTGATGCTAGTCAGGGAATTCAGGCACAAACTTTAGCAAATTGTTATTTAGCCTCTGATGCTGGACTCGAGGTTGTACCAGTCTTGAATAAAGTTGATTTACCTAGTCAGAGAACTGAGGAAGTAAGAGAAGAAATAGAAGATATTATAGGTATAGAGGCACAAGATGCTCCTGCTATATCTGCTAAAACAGGATTAAATATAGGGGATGTTTTGGAAACTATAGTTAGAAAAATACCTAAACCTAGGGGAAATATTAATGCTCCATTGAAAGCACTTGTGTTTGATTCAATGTATGATTCTTATAGAGGTGTAATCTGTTATATAAGAGTAAAAGAAGGGTATATAAAACCTCAAATGAAGATTAGATTTATGTTCTCTAATAAAGAATATGAGGTTACAGAGGTGGGTATTTTTACGCCAAGTTATAAATCTATAGATTTATTACAGGCTGGAGAAGTTGGATATGTGACAGCAGCTATAAAAAATGTAAAAGATGCTAGAGTGGGGGATACTATAACATCTATTGAAAATCCGGCTAGTGAGCCTTTAGAGGGGTATAAGTCCGCAATACCGACAGTTTTTAGTGGCATATATCCAATAGTTGGAGATAAATATGATGAACTTAAAGAGGCTTTGGAGAAATTGCAATTAAATGATGCTGCATTGATTTTTGAACCTGAGACATCATTAGCATTAGGATTTGGATTTAGATGTGGATTTTTAGGTTTATTACATATGGAAATAGTACAAGAAAGATTAGAGCGTGAGTTTAATTTAGACATAATAATAACAGCACCATCTGTTATTTATAAAGTTAATAAGACATCAGGAAATATTGTAGAAATTACAAACCCGTATAATATGCCTAAGTCAACAGAGGTTGAGTCTACAGAAGAACCGATAGTTAACGCTACAATAATAACTCCTTCAGAATTTGTTGGAGGTGTTATGGAATTGTGCCAAGGAAGACGTGCTAATTTTATTGATATGCAGTATTTAGATACAACAAGAGTGATTTTAAAATATGTGATGCCTCTAAATGAAATAATATATGATTTTTTTGATACATTAAAATCGAAAACAAAAGGATATGCTTCATTTGATTATGAATTGAGCGGATATCAGAAAACCAAATTGGTTAAATTGGATATTTTGTTAAATGGTAATCCTGTTGATGCTTTGTCCATGATAGTTCCGCAAGAGAAAGCGTATCAGAGAGGAAAAAATATTGTGGATAAGTTAAAAACTATTATACCTAGGCAGTTATTTGAGATACCTATACAGGCAGCTATCGGAGCCAAGATAATTGCTCGTGAGACAGTTAAAGCAGTTAGAAAAGATGTGTTATCTAAATGTTATGGCGGTGATATAACTAGAAAGAAGAAATTGCTTGAAAAGCAGAAAGAAGGCAAGAAAAGGATGAGACAGGTTGGATCAGTTGAAATACCGCAAGAGGCTTTCATATCTGTTTTAAAGGTAGATTAA
- a CDS encoding stage II sporulation protein P translates to MQLIKRDKINLRDFKIIGIVTLISIIILWIILKVYIIYFNISGNFNYAYSSILKNNYIPFWDSEYFENSKEAFIKDVKYVLGIDILNPISIIEKEVNILNSTNIDEGNLSSNMYNNSSENLNTNDRIANGIINSNNTKKRILIYHTHTTEAFKPAQNDSFYEQYNIVGVGDVLKRELEKNYNIEVIHDKTIHNTSYLESYKRSGETLDKYLSEIEDFDLILDLHRDSLDNKNLVTTDIDGKSVAKIMCVVAKNNPNYLDNEELAMDLTSLANDLYPGFARSVFYYERGSNAFNQTKSSKLALIEMGAQLNTMEEAINSAKLLSNVIGEYLAQ, encoded by the coding sequence ATGCAATTGATAAAAAGAGATAAGATTAACTTAAGAGATTTTAAAATAATAGGGATTGTAACATTAATTTCTATTATTATTTTGTGGATAATACTGAAAGTTTATATAATATATTTTAATATATCAGGAAATTTTAATTATGCTTATAGTTCGATATTAAAGAATAATTACATACCTTTTTGGGATAGTGAGTATTTTGAAAATTCCAAGGAAGCATTTATTAAAGATGTGAAATATGTGTTGGGAATTGATATATTAAATCCTATTTCTATAATTGAGAAGGAGGTAAATATTTTAAATTCAACTAACATTGATGAAGGTAATTTATCATCTAATATGTATAATAATTCATCTGAAAATTTAAATACGAATGATAGGATAGCAAATGGAATTATTAACTCGAATAATACTAAGAAGAGGATACTGATATATCACACACACACAACAGAAGCATTTAAACCTGCTCAAAACGATTCATTTTATGAACAATATAATATTGTAGGTGTGGGAGATGTTCTTAAAAGAGAACTTGAGAAAAATTATAATATCGAGGTTATACATGATAAAACTATACATAATACGAGCTACTTAGAAAGTTATAAAAGATCCGGAGAAACATTGGATAAATATTTATCTGAAATTGAAGATTTTGATTTGATATTAGATTTACATAGAGATTCTTTGGATAATAAAAATTTAGTTACCACGGATATAGATGGTAAGAGTGTTGCAAAGATAATGTGTGTCGTTGCTAAAAATAATCCTAATTATTTGGATAACGAAGAACTTGCAATGGATTTAACGAGTTTAGCAAATGATTTATATCCTGGATTTGCAAGGAGTGTTTTTTATTATGAAAGAGGAAGTAATGCATTTAATCAGACTAAGTCCTCTAAGTTAGCCTTAATTGAGATGGGTGCTCAACTTAATACTATGGAGGAAGCTATAAATTCAGCAAAATTATTATCAAATGTTATAGGGGAATATTTAGCTCAATAA
- the gpr gene encoding GPR endopeptidase, producing MVKDRAAENDLNKIFEGNPNIDFKQVEDSNVKISNIRIKNKYGEELLGKKIGYYSTLELPKLTYYDVEMMDKISLIFGRVLKEFISMDSNKTALVVGLGNWNVTSDSLGPKVISKLFVTRHLKEFMPQSIEDDISSVCAVSPGVLGTTGIETSEIVKSLVDKIKPDYVICVDSLAARKVSRLNTTIQVGSTGINPGAGVNNHRIPLNEETLGVPVIGIGIPTVVDSLTIVSDSVNSILDNIIGDIGNKYIEKKLIDINQRMKIIRKTLSLSMGEMIVTPKDVDAVIESMSKMIAMGINIALHPNLDIDKLNKFIN from the coding sequence ATGGTTAAAGATAGAGCAGCAGAAAATGATTTAAATAAGATTTTTGAAGGAAATCCCAATATAGATTTTAAGCAAGTTGAAGATTCGAATGTAAAAATATCTAATATAAGAATTAAAAATAAATATGGCGAGGAACTTCTTGGGAAGAAGATAGGATATTATTCAACCTTAGAATTGCCAAAATTAACATATTATGATGTTGAAATGATGGACAAGATTAGTTTAATATTTGGAAGAGTATTAAAAGAGTTTATTTCCATGGATTCAAATAAAACAGCACTTGTTGTGGGACTAGGAAATTGGAATGTAACATCGGATTCTCTTGGACCTAAAGTTATATCTAAGTTGTTTGTGACAAGACACCTTAAAGAATTTATGCCACAGTCTATTGAAGATGATATTTCATCTGTATGTGCTGTTTCGCCAGGTGTACTAGGAACTACAGGGATAGAAACTAGTGAAATAGTAAAATCTCTTGTTGATAAAATTAAACCTGATTATGTTATATGCGTGGATTCTCTGGCTGCAAGAAAAGTATCGAGACTTAATACAACTATACAGGTAGGTAGTACAGGCATAAATCCGGGTGCAGGAGTGAACAACCATAGGATTCCTCTTAATGAAGAAACTTTAGGTGTGCCAGTTATCGGTATAGGTATACCGACAGTTGTTGACTCTCTTACGATTGTTAGTGACAGTGTTAATTCTATTTTAGATAATATAATAGGAGATATAGGTAATAAATATATAGAAAAAAAACTCATAGATATAAACCAAAGAATGAAGATAATACGTAAGACATTGTCTCTTTCTATGGGCGAAATGATAGTAACACCTAAGGATGTTGATGCTGTGATAGAATCGATGTCTAAGATGATTGCTATGGGTATAAATATAGCATTGCATCCCAATCTTGACATAGATAAATTGAATAAATTTATAAATTAA
- the rpsT gene encoding 30S ribosomal protein S20: protein MANIKSAKKRIKVTQAKTLRNQMVKSALKTAIKKFETCLKNSDIESAKSELSQVTKALDMAASKGILHRNKAARKKSNLAIKLNKAQT from the coding sequence ATGGCAAATATTAAATCAGCTAAAAAGAGGATTAAAGTTACTCAAGCTAAGACTCTAAGGAATCAAATGGTTAAGTCTGCGTTAAAAACTGCTATTAAAAAGTTTGAAACTTGTTTAAAAAATAGTGATATAGAATCAGCAAAATCTGAATTATCACAAGTTACAAAAGCATTAGATATGGCTGCATCTAAAGGAATTTTACATAGAAATAAGGCAGCTAGGAAAAAATCTAATTTAGCTATAAAATTGAATAAAGCTCAAACTTAA
- the holA gene encoding DNA polymerase III subunit delta has protein sequence MLDYDLLMKEVSNIKNCYFIYSYDAKLVKNFLESIEKKLILRDLKQFNYINMKFDNSFDINYFFECCDTIPMMQDKKVIVIENSLFLRNDYDNKEFISKLKEYLGNLPSYCIIVFYYVFENKDKNKDNLKIFSKFGQVCNIQELKGDNFYREVSKIFLSNKVNISKNLIIYFCSIIVNDFFYIENEIKKLKFFVDEREVTRKDIDDIIPKSLENNVFVLINNVLDKNLNKSMVSFRELILSGNDFNYIFSMLSNQFSKFLDVKLLLEEGFSFEDIMKKTRINQYSLNNFIKLSKKYSLKNIMDVIDAFLDLEYKIRISTDVDPLLEFEILLISVCR, from the coding sequence ATGTTAGATTACGATTTGTTGATGAAAGAAGTAAGTAATATAAAAAATTGTTATTTTATTTATAGCTATGATGCAAAGCTTGTTAAAAATTTTTTGGAGAGTATAGAGAAGAAGTTAATATTACGAGATCTTAAACAATTTAATTATATTAATATGAAATTTGATAATAGTTTTGATATAAATTATTTTTTTGAATGTTGTGATACAATTCCGATGATGCAGGATAAAAAAGTGATAGTTATTGAGAATTCATTATTTTTAAGGAATGATTATGATAATAAGGAGTTTATTTCAAAACTTAAAGAGTATCTCGGAAATTTACCATCGTATTGTATTATAGTTTTTTATTATGTATTTGAAAATAAAGATAAGAATAAGGATAATTTAAAGATATTCTCCAAATTTGGTCAGGTTTGTAATATACAAGAATTAAAGGGCGATAATTTTTATAGAGAAGTTTCTAAAATTTTTTTATCAAATAAAGTTAATATAAGTAAAAACCTTATTATATATTTTTGTTCTATAATTGTAAATGATTTTTTTTACATAGAAAATGAAATTAAGAAATTGAAATTTTTTGTGGATGAAAGGGAAGTAACTAGGAAGGATATAGATGATATTATACCTAAAAGTTTGGAGAATAATGTTTTTGTACTTATAAATAATGTTTTGGATAAGAATTTAAATAAATCTATGGTAAGCTTTAGGGAACTTATACTTAGTGGAAATGATTTTAATTACATATTTAGTATGCTTAGTAATCAATTTTCTAAATTTTTAGATGTGAAACTTTTGTTGGAAGAAGGATTTAGTTTTGAGGATATAATGAAAAAAACAAGAATTAATCAATATAGTTTAAATAATTTTATTAAATTATCAAAAAAATATAGTTTAAAAAATATTATGGATGTTATTGATGCTTTCCTAGATCTAGAATATAAAATTAGAATATCGACAGATGTTGATCCACTTTTAGAATTTGAAATTCTACTTATTTCAGTATGTAGATAA
- a CDS encoding ComEC/Rec2 family competence protein: protein MRFFVYCFTVIALSNLLGIQLMKNDFISFGFILLMLITFLLKNLIYKFFKLTLIIVSVVSFFNILSYYSSNQEIISSKNFRVAQKLSKDIVVSSRNIKPKKYLIRDFGNIDEVEIGMILNLNGKVKKDNYYDIGVVGEITDYNINSYKNDFYSVFIGMRSIIRDLFIGSFGIERGNILSSLLFGDTSELDKDYKNDLKELGIIHILSVSGFHINLIFGILFKILSFLPSILVTFIYLMFTGFKVSGIRAFSMVFIKEMSHRVHKNYDGINALCVAGSFILFIRPYEILSLGFIYSFLSTLGILLFNRKIKDYLYRLPKFLCESISLILSAQVFIIPLNLIINKKLELGFMFSNILLVSFYSLLVILGVIFIFFNFVPLLREIIVYLTKLIFDIIDGGIILIKMVTPEGIYLMNSLIIFIILLYVLYFMKNKISFKAFNNLVVILLFVYIGFITTVNSSVEIGKYYDKNYAIIRDKSRSYLYLDGNLKDTDKLIDKLGVDKVFTNVNDKQNLFLNSMVKVEFKNNNVILHINGKRIEVDNIEDNFKYYSDIYPQKYYFMF, encoded by the coding sequence ATGAGATTTTTTGTTTATTGTTTTACCGTAATAGCATTGTCTAATTTATTAGGAATCCAATTAATGAAAAATGATTTTATATCATTTGGATTTATATTACTTATGCTAATTACATTTTTACTCAAAAACTTAATATATAAATTTTTTAAATTAACTCTAATTATAGTGAGTGTAGTTAGTTTTTTTAACATACTATCATATTATTCCAGTAATCAAGAGATCATATCTAGTAAAAATTTTAGAGTAGCACAAAAATTATCGAAAGATATAGTTGTATCTTCAAGAAATATAAAACCTAAAAAATATTTGATTAGAGATTTTGGTAATATAGATGAAGTTGAGATTGGAATGATTTTAAATTTAAATGGGAAAGTGAAAAAAGATAATTATTATGATATTGGGGTAGTTGGAGAGATAACTGATTACAATATCAATTCGTATAAAAATGATTTTTATTCTGTTTTCATTGGAATGAGATCAATTATAAGGGATTTATTTATAGGAAGTTTTGGAATTGAACGGGGGAATATATTGTCGAGCTTATTGTTCGGCGATACTTCAGAGTTGGACAAGGATTATAAAAATGATTTAAAAGAGCTCGGTATTATACATATTTTGAGTGTGTCAGGTTTTCACATTAATTTAATTTTTGGTATTTTATTTAAAATATTAAGTTTTTTACCTTCTATTTTGGTGACATTTATATATTTAATGTTTACTGGATTTAAGGTGTCAGGAATAAGAGCGTTTTCTATGGTGTTTATTAAGGAAATGTCACATAGAGTACATAAGAATTATGATGGGATTAATGCATTGTGTGTAGCTGGAAGTTTTATATTATTTATAAGACCATATGAGATTTTGAGTCTAGGGTTTATATATTCATTTTTATCCACTCTTGGAATTTTATTATTTAATAGGAAGATAAAGGATTATTTATATAGGCTTCCCAAATTTTTATGTGAATCTATTTCACTAATACTTAGTGCTCAAGTTTTTATTATACCCCTTAATTTAATTATAAATAAGAAGTTGGAGCTAGGATTTATGTTTTCGAATATATTACTAGTTTCATTTTATAGTTTGCTAGTAATTTTAGGTGTTATATTTATATTTTTTAATTTTGTGCCACTGCTTAGGGAGATTATTGTTTACTTAACAAAACTTATTTTTGATATAATTGATGGGGGAATTATTTTGATAAAGATGGTTACTCCAGAAGGTATATACTTAATGAACAGTTTAATTATTTTTATAATTTTATTGTATGTGTTATATTTTATGAAAAATAAGATTTCATTTAAAGCTTTTAATAATTTAGTAGTTATATTATTATTTGTTTATATTGGGTTTATTACAACGGTTAACTCTAGCGTAGAGATAGGAAAATATTACGATAAAAATTATGCGATAATTAGAGATAAATCTAGAAGTTATTTGTACTTAGATGGGAATTTGAAGGATACAGACAAGCTAATTGATAAACTTGGTGTAGATAAGGTTTTTACTAATGTTAATGATAAACAGAATTTATTTTTAAATAGTATGGTTAAGGTAGAATTTAAAAATAATAATGTTATTTTACATATTAATGGGAAAAGGATAGAAGTAGATAATATAGAAGATAACTTTAAGTATTATTCTGATATTTATCCACAAAAATATTATTTTATGTTTTAG
- a CDS encoding SpoVA/SpoVAEb family sporulation membrane protein gives MNYLWSFLLGGIICGISQIFMDKFKILPAYILVFMVCLGNILSLFPGYDFLIKKATGGACIPIIGFGYSLGTSVIEKVKECGLFGVITGGLSGVSAGITFAIFISFIFSFIFTAKTKSLK, from the coding sequence ATGAATTATTTGTGGAGTTTTTTGCTTGGTGGAATTATATGCGGTATCAGTCAGATTTTTATGGATAAATTTAAAATATTGCCAGCATATATTTTGGTTTTCATGGTTTGTCTTGGGAATATTTTATCATTATTTCCTGGATATGATTTTTTGATAAAGAAGGCAACAGGTGGAGCCTGTATACCCATAATAGGATTTGGTTATAGTTTAGGAACTTCTGTTATTGAAAAAGTTAAAGAGTGTGGGCTTTTTGGGGTGATAACTGGAGGACTTAGTGGAGTGTCTGCTGGGATAACTTTTGCCATCTTTATATCTTTTATATTTTCGTTTATATTTACAGCTAAGACTAAATCTTTAAAATAA
- the spoVAD gene encoding stage V sporulation protein AD — MDNTKRIGRQTVELKNRPKIISATSVVGPKEGEGPLGSYFDITLKDDKNGKETYEKAESSILYTSITESIKKGNLTEDDIDYLLCGDLQNQITSSNFAAREIKIPFIGLYGACSTFSLSLGLGAMFIDGGFADYVVTGASSHFSSAERQFRFPLEYGSQRAITSQWTVTGAGTVLLGREGNYPEITHITTGKVKDYGVKDVNNMGAAMAPSAVDTIYTHLQDTGRDPSYYDCIATGDLGKFGRKVTETMLKDLGYDVSKMYVDCGESIYDNGRQDTCSGGSGCGCSASVFTGYFYKQLLEGKISKILIISTGALMSPTTSFQGESVPGIAHAVAIEFNNRG; from the coding sequence ATGGATAATACTAAACGAATTGGTAGGCAAACAGTTGAATTAAAGAATAGACCAAAAATTATATCTGCAACTAGTGTAGTGGGACCTAAAGAGGGCGAGGGACCTCTCGGATCTTATTTTGATATTACACTTAAAGATGATAAGAATGGTAAAGAAACTTATGAAAAAGCAGAGTCAAGCATTTTATACACTTCAATTACAGAAAGTATAAAGAAAGGAAATTTAACCGAAGATGATATTGACTATTTGTTGTGTGGGGATTTACAGAATCAAATAACATCCTCAAATTTTGCAGCTCGTGAAATAAAAATACCTTTTATAGGATTGTATGGTGCTTGTTCAACATTTTCTCTGTCTTTAGGATTGGGGGCAATGTTTATTGATGGAGGATTTGCTGATTATGTTGTAACTGGAGCATCATCTCATTTTAGTTCTGCAGAGAGGCAATTTAGGTTTCCATTGGAATATGGGAGTCAAAGGGCAATAACGTCACAGTGGACTGTTACTGGGGCGGGTACAGTTCTTCTTGGAAGAGAAGGGAATTATCCAGAGATTACGCATATAACAACAGGTAAAGTTAAGGATTATGGAGTTAAAGATGTGAATAATATGGGTGCAGCTATGGCTCCATCAGCAGTAGATACGATTTACACGCATCTTCAGGACACTGGAAGAGATCCAAGTTACTATGATTGCATTGCTACAGGGGATCTAGGAAAATTTGGAAGAAAGGTCACAGAAACTATGCTTAAAGATTTGGGTTATGATGTTTCGAAAATGTATGTAGATTGCGGTGAAAGTATTTATGATAATGGAAGGCAAGATACTTGTTCGGGAGGAAGTGGATGTGGATGCTCTGCTTCAGTTTTTACAGGTTATTTTTATAAGCAATTACTAGAGGGTAAAATTAGTAAAATACTTATAATTTCTACTGGTGCATTAATGAGTCCAACAACTTCGTTTCAAGGTGAAAGTGTGCCTGGAATAGCACATGCTGTTGCCATAGAATTTAATAACAGGGGATGA